From one Macellibacteroides fermentans genomic stretch:
- a CDS encoding 3-keto-disaccharide hydrolase, producing MKKSFLSFAAVVCAALFVCTADAGAQVVKLFNGKDLSNWNLFVDKGGASAQEVYTVKDGVIHVKGTPFGYMYTKEKYSNFILDVEWRYPVEATNSGIFLFVQDGEKLWPNAIECQLHAGDAGDFVLLGGSDLFEFMSRPGTVRPAFPVVKKTNESSEKPVGEWNRAKIYCKDGNITVFINGVYQNSGTRSMHKTGYIALQSEGKDIQFRNVTVTPL from the coding sequence ATGAAAAAATCTTTTCTTTCGTTTGCAGCGGTTGTTTGTGCTGCCTTGTTTGTGTGTACGGCCGATGCGGGTGCGCAGGTTGTAAAGTTGTTTAATGGCAAGGATTTGTCTAACTGGAATTTGTTTGTAGACAAAGGGGGCGCCAGTGCCCAGGAGGTGTATACGGTGAAGGATGGCGTGATCCATGTTAAGGGTACCCCTTTCGGTTACATGTACACCAAGGAGAAGTATAGTAACTTTATCCTGGATGTGGAATGGCGTTATCCGGTGGAAGCAACCAACAGTGGTATCTTCTTGTTTGTGCAGGACGGCGAAAAGCTGTGGCCCAATGCGATTGAGTGCCAGCTTCACGCAGGCGATGCGGGCGACTTTGTTTTACTGGGTGGCAGCGATTTGTTCGAGTTTATGAGCAGACCGGGTACGGTTCGTCCGGCTTTCCCGGTGGTTAAGAAGACCAACGAATCCAGCGAAAAGCCTGTAGGCGAGTGGAACCGTGCTAAGATTTACTGCAAGGATGGTAATATTACGGTGTTTATAAACGGTGTGTACCAGAATTCGGGTACGCGTTCGATGCATAAAACAGGTTACATTGCTTTGCAGAGCGAAGGAAAGGATATTCAGTTCAGGAATGTAACGGTTACTCCGTTATAA
- a CDS encoding AGE family epimerase/isomerase — protein sequence MSLLKQLKEEMRAELIHGILPYWMGRMVDVEQGGFYGQIDGADRIIGGAGKGGILNARILWTFSAAYRVQPDSAYLHMAERAYGYALKYFFDEEMGGTYWLVNADGSPADTKKQIYSQAFFIYALTEYHMASGNEEALAKAKELFHLIEQHSRDTQLGGYFEAYSRDWQLLDDLRLSEKDENEKKTMNTHLHILEAYTNLYRVWKDPRLKKALEALILIFADHIIDTRTGHMNLFFDEQWTRKGTIDSYGHDIEASWLLYEAAQVLGDPALLLRVESLSMQLVQTTVREGLQSDGSIWYETDTRRGHTDTDRHWWPQAEAAVGFMYAWKLSGDAAYLDKSAATWQYISAHLIDRAHGEWYWSIRDGKPNLAEDKAGFWKCPYHNSRMCIEIIRA from the coding sequence ATGAGCTTACTCAAACAACTGAAAGAGGAGATGCGTGCCGAGCTGATTCATGGAATCCTTCCCTACTGGATGGGGCGTATGGTGGATGTGGAACAGGGCGGGTTTTACGGACAGATAGATGGCGCCGACCGGATCATTGGTGGAGCAGGGAAGGGGGGCATCCTGAATGCCCGCATCCTATGGACCTTCTCGGCGGCCTACCGTGTGCAGCCCGATTCCGCATACCTGCACATGGCCGAACGCGCCTACGGGTATGCCCTCAAATACTTTTTCGACGAGGAGATGGGCGGTACCTACTGGCTGGTAAATGCCGACGGATCGCCGGCCGATACCAAGAAGCAGATCTATTCGCAAGCCTTCTTTATCTATGCCCTTACGGAATACCATATGGCATCCGGCAACGAAGAGGCATTAGCTAAGGCAAAGGAGTTGTTTCACCTGATCGAACAACATAGCAGGGATACCCAGCTGGGAGGCTATTTTGAAGCTTACAGCCGCGACTGGCAATTGCTGGACGACCTCCGCCTAAGCGAAAAAGACGAAAACGAGAAGAAGACCATGAATACCCACCTCCATATCCTGGAGGCCTATACCAACCTGTACCGTGTATGGAAAGATCCACGCCTTAAAAAGGCGCTGGAGGCGCTGATACTGATCTTTGCCGATCATATCATCGATACCCGTACAGGACATATGAATCTCTTTTTCGACGAACAGTGGACTCGCAAAGGAACCATCGACTCCTACGGACACGACATCGAAGCCTCGTGGTTGTTGTACGAAGCCGCCCAGGTATTGGGCGATCCCGCCCTGCTGCTACGGGTGGAAAGCCTGTCCATGCAGCTGGTGCAGACCACCGTACGCGAAGGCTTGCAGTCCGACGGAAGCATCTGGTACGAGACCGATACCCGCAGAGGACATACCGATACCGACCGGCACTGGTGGCCTCAGGCAGAGGCGGCCGTAGGATTCATGTACGCATGGAAACTATCCGGCGATGCAGCATATTTGGATAAGTCGGCCGCCACCTGGCAATACATCTCAGCCCACCTGATAGACCGGGCCCACGGCGAATGGTACTGGAGCATCCGCGACGGGAAACCCAACCTGGCCGAAGACAAGGCCGGCTTCTGGAAATGCCCCTACCACAATTCGCGTATGTGCATCGAAATCATCAGAGCCTGA
- a CDS encoding glycoside hydrolase 5 family protein, translating to MRHVLVYVNLVFLLLLASCTGKSTTTASVNDACIRVENGQFVLNGKPYYFIGTNFWYGPLLGSQGVFGDRDRLIRELDFLKEKGVNNLRVLVGADGPNGVPSKVMPSLQESPGHYEQSVFDGLDFFMSELAKRDMHAVLYLHNTWEWSGGYAQYLNWAGYGPVPVPSVAGWDAFKDYVSKYFECDSCQQIFKNHITTVLSRTNFYNKRKYTEDPAILSWQIANEPRPMGSGNKDAYAAWIKDIAAHIKSLDKNHLVSTGSEGEAGSEEDFDLYARVHADPNIDYLTMHIWPKNWGWLDSKDIPGTLNRAIENTAAYMDKHIALADSLRKPITLEEFGMPRDSHKYELSDPTTSRDTYYSYIFERVLESVRTNGTLAGCNFWAWGGYARPRTDHVYWQVGDDYMGDPAQEEQGLNSIFDTDSTVQVIKNYTVSMRQIMDAAK from the coding sequence ATGCGACACGTACTAGTGTATGTTAACCTTGTGTTCCTGCTGCTGCTTGCAAGCTGTACAGGAAAGAGTACCACCACCGCATCGGTAAACGATGCATGTATCCGGGTAGAAAACGGACAATTTGTTCTTAACGGCAAACCCTATTATTTTATAGGAACCAATTTCTGGTATGGGCCGCTGCTGGGGTCGCAGGGCGTGTTTGGCGACCGCGACCGGTTGATACGCGAACTGGACTTCCTCAAGGAAAAGGGAGTCAACAACCTGCGCGTACTGGTGGGAGCCGACGGTCCCAACGGAGTACCCTCCAAAGTGATGCCCTCCCTGCAGGAATCACCGGGACATTACGAGCAGTCGGTTTTCGACGGACTGGACTTCTTTATGAGCGAGCTTGCTAAACGCGATATGCACGCCGTGCTGTACCTGCACAACACCTGGGAGTGGTCCGGAGGCTATGCCCAATACCTTAACTGGGCAGGATACGGTCCCGTGCCCGTTCCGTCGGTTGCCGGATGGGATGCCTTTAAAGACTATGTGTCTAAATACTTCGAGTGCGACAGCTGTCAGCAAATCTTCAAGAACCACATCACCACGGTGTTGTCGCGTACCAATTTTTACAACAAACGTAAATATACCGAAGACCCCGCCATCCTGTCGTGGCAGATAGCCAACGAACCCCGACCCATGGGCTCCGGAAACAAGGATGCCTACGCCGCGTGGATCAAAGACATAGCCGCACACATCAAGAGTCTGGATAAGAATCACCTTGTATCCACCGGATCCGAAGGCGAGGCAGGCAGCGAAGAAGACTTCGACCTCTATGCCCGTGTTCATGCCGATCCCAACATCGATTACCTTACCATGCACATCTGGCCCAAGAACTGGGGCTGGCTGGACAGCAAGGATATCCCAGGCACACTGAACCGTGCCATCGAGAACACCGCAGCCTACATGGATAAACACATTGCCCTTGCCGATTCGCTGCGCAAACCCATCACCCTCGAGGAGTTCGGTATGCCCCGCGATTCGCATAAGTACGAATTAAGCGACCCTACCACCAGCAGAGATACCTATTATTCTTATATCTTTGAGCGCGTATTGGAAAGCGTACGTACCAACGGCACCCTGGCCGGATGCAATTTCTGGGCATGGGGCGGTTATGCCCGTCCGCGTACGGACCATGTATACTGGCAGGTGGGCGACGACTATATGGGCGATCCAGCCCAGGAAGAGCAGGGACTTAACTCGATTTTCGATACCGACTCTACCGTGCAGGTGATTAAGAATTATACCGTATCCATGCGTCAGATCATGGATGCAGCCAAATAA
- a CDS encoding hybrid sensor histidine kinase/response regulator transcription factor: MKKLCTLVLFCCYLVNIPYVLKAIQNHHNLDSRIFTTDHGLSSTKVSCIVQDKRGFVWIGTEDGLNKFDGYGFTVYKRNSALRGSLVSNHITALYTDRNDNLWVGTIEGLQYYDKRNDNFVSTALNQPDYIVKQNQCNAIFQDRSGCLWFASSGLGVLRFDPKTSESVLFSPSHTHPGQSLCSGHIRAIDEDADGNLWFGSQDNGLSVYNPVKKSFTNYSVASGHLKSDVIFDLFKKKNGNMLISTIGVGVTVYDQKQKRFIAYPEAFSRGTARRTFCAMEDKEGAVWAGTDGLGVMRFRADQQSISPHPVFNEFMQEMGDSKIHYLFEDKKGNLWVGMHYKGLCVIHTGSNGFTNYRKINNEPNSLSYNHVMGVTADKDNNLWIATDGGGLNFFDRKSGRFTHYLHNPGNPNSISDNAIVSVFCDSKKRIWAGTYVGGLCMWDPDRRGFVTYRSNGKPDGLSSDYVKSIAEDKRGYLWLGTNGGGLSRFNPADKTFRNFQTKDNRGLVNDYISVIFMDSRNRLWIGTYFGLSCMDTETETLTSFKMDSGLSSMAVYAIAEDEQGVIWIGTQNGLNRYNPDKNNFTSIRPSGQQISQVINGIVPHKENLWLSTNKGIVRFNPSSLSSKIYTRYDGLQSDEFILASYYKSPAGEIFFGGISGLNSFFPDAIEDKTDCPLTYITGLRIFNQSVAINQEVNGRVVLPQNVSQIEKIRLLYSDKSFTLEFTTPDAAVPANIIYACKLEGFDNEWIYYNSSQRFATYTNLNPGTYTFKVKASNDPEVWGDNVTSLTIVVEPPLWATWWARTLYFLLACGAVWLLLRLFTLRMKEKNELRIERFKMRQQEELTQAKMGFFTNISHEFRTPLTLIIGPLEQMMETETDPEKQQLHSMMHRNAERLLRLINQILELRKLEQGKMKLQVQQLELVSFVSDLLGSFTDLANRKHISLTYSYNSSQVRVWYDPDLLDKCLFNILSNAFKFTPDGGKVSLDIREDEGGRVYITVSDTGVGMDKDTLQRVFERFYQGNSKQLTAGSGIGMHLAKSIAELHGGNITASSEMDKGSSFCLLILPGNSHFAVEQMALEDGFHRVEKKETKGTGAEMQEVTTGAQGVSDAQTASKILDGSVTAKEQNVQGATKVRQVTELQGLREMPEDMKASKAMESPEASDVHEVQEDAVGKKLTILVVEDDEDIRKYIRKELESRYQVEEAVNGALGLSKAKKILPDLVITDVMMPEMTGTELCKRLKTDAETCHIPVIILTAQSDLEHRIEGLETGADSYIPKPFNVKHLNVRIEKLIALRQTLKERFSKSLNMEAQEVTLTSTDERLLQHAIDYIRENMEDPELSVENMSKALGMSRTHLHRKLKALTNQSPIEFIKVIRMKQAAYLLSTGKLSVSEVGYKVGYNTPSYFSSSFNAHFGMSPTAYMEQRGNSNGNDEKEVKR, from the coding sequence ATGAAAAAACTTTGCACGCTGGTACTGTTTTGTTGCTACCTGGTTAACATTCCGTACGTATTGAAGGCTATTCAGAACCATCATAACCTGGATTCCCGTATTTTTACGACCGATCATGGTTTGTCCAGCACGAAAGTTTCTTGTATCGTGCAGGATAAGCGGGGTTTTGTGTGGATTGGTACCGAAGATGGCCTTAATAAATTTGACGGGTACGGTTTTACCGTCTACAAGCGTAACAGCGCCTTGCGGGGATCGTTGGTAAGCAACCATATTACCGCTTTATATACGGATCGAAACGATAACTTATGGGTGGGCACCATCGAGGGGTTACAGTATTACGACAAGCGGAACGATAATTTTGTGAGTACCGCCCTCAATCAGCCGGATTATATTGTAAAGCAGAATCAGTGTAATGCCATCTTCCAGGACAGGAGCGGCTGCCTGTGGTTTGCCTCGTCCGGACTGGGAGTACTGAGGTTCGATCCTAAAACGTCGGAAAGTGTATTGTTCTCGCCTTCGCATACGCATCCGGGGCAGTCGTTATGCAGCGGCCATATCCGGGCTATCGACGAGGATGCGGATGGTAATTTGTGGTTTGGATCGCAGGATAACGGCTTGTCGGTGTACAACCCGGTAAAAAAGAGTTTCACCAATTACAGCGTGGCCAGTGGTCACCTGAAGAGCGATGTAATATTCGACCTGTTCAAAAAGAAGAATGGCAATATGCTGATCTCCACCATCGGTGTGGGGGTGACGGTATACGATCAGAAACAGAAGCGGTTTATTGCCTATCCGGAGGCGTTCAGCAGGGGTACGGCCCGGCGTACTTTCTGTGCCATGGAGGATAAAGAGGGTGCTGTCTGGGCGGGGACCGACGGACTGGGGGTGATGCGTTTCAGAGCGGATCAGCAGTCTATCTCTCCACATCCGGTGTTCAATGAGTTTATGCAGGAGATGGGCGACTCGAAGATACATTATTTGTTTGAGGACAAAAAAGGGAACCTCTGGGTGGGTATGCATTACAAAGGGTTGTGCGTTATCCATACCGGTTCCAACGGCTTTACCAATTACCGTAAAATAAACAACGAGCCTAATTCGCTTAGCTATAACCATGTGATGGGGGTTACGGCCGACAAAGATAATAATCTCTGGATTGCCACGGATGGCGGGGGACTGAACTTCTTCGACCGCAAGAGCGGACGGTTTACGCATTACTTGCACAATCCGGGTAATCCTAATTCAATTTCGGACAATGCCATCGTGAGTGTTTTCTGTGATAGCAAAAAGAGGATTTGGGCGGGTACCTATGTGGGGGGCCTTTGTATGTGGGACCCGGACAGACGGGGGTTTGTTACCTACCGTTCCAATGGGAAACCGGACGGACTGAGTTCCGATTATGTGAAGAGTATCGCGGAGGATAAAAGGGGCTATCTTTGGTTGGGTACCAACGGCGGGGGCTTGTCGCGCTTTAATCCGGCAGACAAAACCTTCCGTAATTTTCAGACAAAAGATAACAGGGGACTAGTGAATGATTATATCTCCGTGATTTTTATGGACAGCAGAAACCGGTTGTGGATTGGCACTTACTTTGGGTTGAGCTGTATGGATACGGAAACGGAGACACTCACCTCCTTTAAGATGGATAGCGGACTAAGCAGCATGGCTGTGTATGCTATTGCTGAAGATGAGCAGGGTGTGATATGGATCGGTACGCAGAATGGGTTGAACCGGTATAATCCGGACAAGAACAACTTTACGTCGATAAGGCCATCCGGACAGCAGATCAGTCAGGTTATCAACGGCATTGTACCCCACAAGGAGAACCTGTGGCTGAGCACCAACAAGGGGATCGTGCGGTTTAATCCGTCTTCTCTCTCCTCCAAGATCTATACGCGCTACGACGGCTTGCAGAGCGACGAGTTTATCCTGGCATCCTATTATAAGAGTCCGGCCGGCGAGATTTTCTTCGGAGGCATAAGCGGACTCAACTCCTTCTTTCCGGATGCAATCGAAGACAAGACCGATTGTCCGCTTACCTACATAACGGGCTTACGAATCTTTAATCAGTCGGTCGCCATCAACCAGGAGGTGAACGGACGGGTGGTGCTTCCTCAGAATGTCTCGCAGATTGAAAAGATACGGCTTTTGTACAGCGACAAGAGTTTCACGCTGGAGTTTACCACTCCGGATGCAGCGGTTCCGGCCAATATCATCTACGCCTGTAAGTTGGAGGGATTCGACAACGAGTGGATCTATTACAACTCGTCTCAGCGTTTTGCCACCTACACCAACCTGAATCCGGGCACCTACACATTCAAAGTGAAGGCCAGCAACGATCCGGAGGTGTGGGGCGACAATGTTACTTCGCTTACCATCGTGGTGGAGCCGCCTTTGTGGGCTACGTGGTGGGCCCGCACCCTCTATTTTCTGCTTGCCTGCGGTGCCGTATGGCTGCTATTGCGGCTCTTCACCCTGCGTATGAAGGAGAAAAACGAACTCCGCATCGAACGGTTCAAAATGCGCCAACAGGAGGAGCTTACTCAAGCCAAGATGGGCTTTTTTACGAATATCAGTCACGAGTTCCGCACTCCTCTCACCCTGATTATCGGTCCGCTTGAGCAGATGATGGAAACGGAGACCGATCCGGAAAAGCAGCAGCTGCACTCCATGATGCACCGTAATGCCGAAAGGTTGTTGCGCCTGATCAATCAGATTCTGGAACTCCGCAAACTGGAGCAGGGCAAGATGAAGTTACAGGTACAGCAATTGGAACTGGTATCCTTTGTGTCTGATCTGCTGGGCTCGTTTACCGACCTGGCCAACCGGAAACATATATCACTTACCTACAGTTACAACTCTTCACAGGTGCGGGTTTGGTACGATCCGGATTTGCTGGACAAGTGTCTGTTTAATATTTTATCCAACGCCTTTAAGTTCACCCCAGATGGTGGCAAGGTTTCACTGGATATTCGCGAAGACGAAGGGGGACGGGTGTATATCACCGTGTCCGATACCGGTGTGGGAATGGATAAGGATACCCTCCAACGGGTGTTCGAACGTTTTTATCAGGGCAACAGCAAGCAGCTTACCGCGGGTTCGGGTATCGGGATGCACCTGGCGAAAAGTATTGCAGAGCTTCACGGGGGTAACATAACCGCCTCTTCCGAAATGGATAAGGGTTCCTCTTTCTGCCTGCTCATTCTTCCGGGCAACAGCCACTTTGCCGTAGAGCAGATGGCACTGGAAGATGGCTTCCATAGGGTGGAAAAAAAGGAGACTAAAGGCACCGGAGCAGAAATGCAGGAGGTTACTACCGGTGCACAGGGAGTATCTGATGCACAGACAGCTTCAAAGATACTGGATGGATCGGTAACAGCGAAAGAGCAGAACGTTCAGGGAGCTACTAAGGTTCGACAGGTAACGGAATTGCAAGGTCTAAGAGAGATGCCGGAGGATATGAAAGCTAGTAAGGCGATGGAATCCCCGGAGGCATCTGATGTTCATGAGGTACAGGAGGATGCAGTTGGAAAGAAGCTGACTATCCTGGTGGTGGAAGACGACGAGGATATTCGCAAATACATACGTAAGGAGCTGGAAAGCCGCTATCAGGTGGAAGAGGCTGTAAACGGAGCGCTGGGACTGAGCAAAGCAAAGAAGATACTGCCCGATCTGGTAATTACGGATGTGATGATGCCGGAGATGACGGGTACCGAGCTGTGCAAACGACTGAAGACGGATGCGGAGACGTGCCACATCCCGGTAATCATACTTACGGCGCAGTCGGATTTGGAACACCGCATCGAGGGACTGGAAACAGGTGCCGATTCGTATATCCCCAAGCCTTTCAACGTGAAGCATCTCAATGTACGAATTGAGAAGCTGATTGCCTTACGGCAGACCCTGAAAGAGCGTTTCAGCAAGTCGTTGAATATGGAGGCGCAGGAGGTTACGCTTACGTCGACCGACGAGCGGTTGCTGCAGCATGCCATCGATTACATCCGGGAGAATATGGAAGATCCGGAGCTGAGTGTGGAGAACATGAGCAAGGCGCTGGGTATGAGCCGTACGCACCTGCATCGTAAACTGAAAGCTCTAACCAACCAAAGTCCCATCGAATTCATCAAGGTGATCCGCATGAAGCAGGCCGCTTACCTCTTGAGCACGGGCAAACTGTCAGTCTCGGAAGTGGGTTACAAAGTGGGCTACAACACCCCCTCCTACTTCTCCAGCAGCTTCAACGCTCATTTCGGCATGAGTCCTACTGCCTATATGGAGCAGAGAGGCAACAGCAACGGCAACGACGAGAAAGAGGTTAAACGGTAA
- a CDS encoding TonB-dependent receptor plug domain-containing protein, with protein MKKEAMMLLGLLLSTASYAGDGGKIDSLINLNGVVVSATKIQVNKNSVPMSVSVIEREQIEASSESVLLPVLSQRVPGLFVTQKGITGFGISEGAAGTVNIRGVGQSNKVLVMFDGQPQWAGVFGHALPDTYVASDVERVEVIRGPGSLLYGSNAMGGVINIITRRQHEEGRSTQARVMYGSYNTQKYMINNGYNVGRFSSFVSLNHDRTDGHRPNSEFQITNGFAKLGYTINDRFKATGDVSLAKYKNQNPGKVTAPIRDNTMDILRGTTSFALENTFGNSSGAIRAFYNWGDHEINDGLPMTSSAMNRGYLFRSDDHNYGVLLYQSFRLLPGNLFTVGVDYKNWGGHAWNDSIVGPDQELVDKSVSETAGYIIMQQELFDKVSLNAGVRYEHNSTFGGEWVPQAGVTYRRVDGNTLKASVSKGFRSPNIREMYMFPPQNPDLEPERMTNYELSVGQQFLGGRLFTELTAFFIDGSNMIEVTRIDGRPRNVNTGSFTNKGIEFETIWMASNKLHFDLNYSYLHTSKPLLAAPTHKLSANATYKPGRFTFNVNVQSIHDLYVNTVTPVKEDYALLNAKVSYRFGSQSKGLNLFVKGENLTATRYTINEGFPMPKAIVMGGFDVTF; from the coding sequence ATGAAAAAAGAAGCAATGATGCTTTTAGGCCTTTTGTTAAGTACGGCTTCGTATGCCGGAGACGGAGGGAAGATAGACAGCCTGATCAATCTGAACGGGGTGGTGGTGTCTGCCACCAAAATTCAGGTGAACAAGAACAGCGTACCCATGTCGGTGTCTGTAATTGAGAGAGAACAGATAGAAGCCAGTAGCGAATCGGTCTTGTTGCCTGTACTGTCGCAGCGTGTACCGGGACTCTTTGTAACCCAAAAAGGGATTACCGGCTTCGGTATATCCGAAGGTGCTGCCGGAACCGTAAACATCCGTGGAGTGGGGCAGAGTAACAAAGTGTTGGTGATGTTTGACGGACAGCCGCAATGGGCCGGCGTGTTCGGTCATGCGCTTCCGGATACCTATGTGGCATCGGATGTGGAGCGTGTGGAGGTGATACGCGGACCGGGTTCTCTGTTATACGGATCCAATGCCATGGGAGGAGTGATAAACATCATCACCCGCAGGCAGCATGAGGAGGGACGTTCTACACAGGCCCGGGTGATGTATGGCTCTTACAATACCCAGAAGTACATGATAAACAACGGTTACAACGTGGGCAGGTTCAGCAGCTTTGTATCCCTTAACCACGACCGTACCGATGGTCACCGTCCCAATTCGGAATTCCAAATCACCAACGGCTTCGCCAAACTGGGCTATACCATAAACGACCGCTTCAAAGCGACCGGCGATGTGAGTCTGGCTAAATACAAAAACCAGAACCCCGGTAAGGTTACCGCACCTATCCGCGACAATACGATGGATATTCTGCGTGGAACCACCTCCTTTGCGCTGGAAAACACTTTCGGTAATTCCAGCGGTGCCATCCGTGCATTCTACAACTGGGGCGACCACGAGATAAACGACGGACTGCCTATGACATCCAGTGCCATGAACAGGGGATATCTTTTCCGTTCGGACGACCATAACTACGGGGTGCTTCTGTACCAATCTTTCCGCCTGCTTCCGGGCAATCTCTTCACAGTGGGTGTAGACTATAAGAACTGGGGCGGACATGCCTGGAACGACAGCATTGTTGGTCCGGATCAGGAGTTGGTGGACAAATCCGTAAGCGAGACTGCCGGATACATCATCATGCAGCAGGAGCTGTTCGATAAGGTGAGTCTGAATGCCGGTGTACGGTACGAACACAACAGCACCTTCGGCGGCGAATGGGTTCCCCAGGCCGGCGTAACCTACCGTCGGGTGGATGGAAATACATTGAAAGCGTCTGTATCCAAAGGCTTCCGGAGTCCCAATATCCGCGAAATGTATATGTTCCCGCCTCAGAACCCGGATCTGGAACCGGAACGGATGACCAACTACGAGCTTTCTGTAGGACAGCAATTCCTGGGTGGACGGTTGTTTACGGAGCTGACCGCCTTCTTTATCGACGGCAGTAACATGATTGAGGTTACCCGTATCGACGGTCGCCCACGTAACGTGAACACAGGTTCGTTCACCAACAAGGGAATCGAATTCGAAACCATCTGGATGGCTTCCAACAAGCTGCATTTCGATCTTAATTACAGTTACCTGCATACAAGCAAACCCTTGTTGGCTGCACCCACCCATAAGCTGTCGGCAAACGCAACCTACAAACCCGGCCGCTTCACCTTCAATGTGAATGTACAATCCATCCACGACCTATATGTAAACACCGTAACACCGGTTAAGGAAGATTATGCCCTGCTCAATGCCAAGGTATCTTACCGCTTCGGTTCGCAGTCGAAAGGACTCAATCTGTTTGTAAAGGGAGAAAACCTTACAGCAACACGCTACACCATCAACGAAGGCTTCCCCATGCCGAAAGCCATCGTAATGGGAGGGTTTGATGTTACTTTCTGA
- the nikR gene encoding nickel-responsive transcriptional regulator NikR, whose translation MSLKRFGVSLEDNLLESLDKFVTDNGFANRSQAIRFLVEKNVAETKWQCNHVVAGTIIIMYDQLKKDIALKIERVQQQYKDVILSSSQYYLNQNFCLHIVTVTGTAQRLTELSDGLITIKGIKHGKLVMSRAD comes from the coding sequence ATGTCATTAAAACGTTTTGGCGTATCACTGGAAGACAACCTGCTCGAATCGCTTGATAAATTCGTAACAGACAATGGGTTTGCAAACCGTTCGCAAGCCATTCGTTTCCTTGTGGAGAAGAATGTGGCGGAAACCAAATGGCAGTGCAACCATGTTGTGGCAGGAACCATCATCATTATGTACGACCAGCTTAAAAAGGACATCGCCCTGAAGATAGAGCGTGTTCAGCAGCAATATAAAGATGTTATTTTGTCGTCTTCACAGTATTACCTCAATCAGAATTTTTGTCTCCATATCGTAACCGTGACCGGAACTGCCCAGCGACTCACCGAGTTGTCGGACGGGTTGATTACGATTAAGGGCATCAAACATGGTAAACTGGTGATGAGCCGGGCGGACTGA